A part of Thermotoga petrophila RKU-1 genomic DNA contains:
- a CDS encoding VWA-like domain-containing protein, whose product MKGEEILKKALLNIGKESPFYYYVLLGVKLVPSKNTRNLKLSFSTTGDVMLLYNPEAIERKPLRMVQALLIHEVMHIVLQHFRIKPKDERDRKIWDLAMDAAINQYIPELAAFGIPLDVLVKEGHATDNDTLFVLPPEWMMFENAEAYHKWILEEMERLGKYDVEVVAEFRDNVDDHSGLFEEDVPVEMILDLTKDRTKKAFNLFGDTLPSGVRREVSLSLENPELDWKTLLRRFFGVSIKADRHTTPLRPNRRYDHLPGWRNEYLPRIAAVVDTSGSIVEKELNQFISELEKISNIAGEELWLVQVDKSVTSAMKYRSGKWKDLEIVGGGSTDLQPAIDYSERVLRSEGTVVFTDGHTDVPIARRRILFVLSRYHNEEFLKEARKMYGRDAVVVLS is encoded by the coding sequence GAGGAAATTCTCAAAAAGGCTTTGCTGAACATAGGAAAGGAATCACCGTTCTATTATTACGTTCTTCTCGGTGTCAAGCTGGTACCATCGAAAAACACGAGGAATCTGAAGCTCTCTTTTTCCACAACCGGAGATGTGATGTTGTTGTACAATCCAGAAGCGATAGAAAGAAAACCTCTGAGAATGGTTCAGGCTCTTCTGATACACGAGGTCATGCACATCGTTCTCCAGCACTTTCGAATAAAGCCCAAGGATGAAAGAGACAGAAAGATATGGGATCTTGCCATGGATGCCGCTATAAATCAGTACATCCCGGAACTTGCAGCCTTTGGGATACCGCTCGACGTACTTGTGAAGGAAGGTCACGCGACGGACAACGATACGCTTTTCGTACTGCCACCTGAGTGGATGATGTTCGAAAACGCTGAAGCGTATCATAAATGGATTTTAGAGGAGATGGAAAGACTCGGAAAGTACGATGTGGAAGTGGTGGCGGAGTTTCGGGATAACGTCGACGACCACTCAGGACTGTTCGAGGAAGACGTTCCAGTTGAGATGATCCTCGATCTCACAAAAGACAGAACCAAGAAAGCTTTCAACCTCTTTGGAGATACTCTTCCCTCTGGAGTAAGAAGGGAAGTTTCGCTCTCGCTCGAAAATCCCGAACTGGACTGGAAAACACTCCTCAGGAGGTTCTTCGGTGTTTCGATAAAAGCGGATCGCCACACGACTCCATTGAGGCCAAACAGAAGGTACGATCACCTTCCTGGCTGGAGGAACGAGTACCTTCCCAGAATAGCCGCTGTGGTGGACACCAGCGGAAGTATTGTGGAGAAGGAGCTGAACCAGTTTATTTCCGAACTCGAGAAGATCTCGAACATAGCAGGGGAAGAACTCTGGCTCGTTCAGGTTGACAAGAGTGTTACATCGGCTATGAAGTACAGATCTGGAAAGTGGAAGGATCTGGAGATTGTGGGAGGAGGAAGCACAGATCTTCAGCCAGCGATCGATTACTCAGAAAGGGTCCTCAGGTCAGAGGGAACAGTTGTCTTCACGGATGGTCACACCGACGTTCCGATCGCAAGGAGAAGAATCCTTTTCGTGCTCTCAAGGTATCACAACGAAGAATTTCTCAAGGAAGCGAGAAAGATGTATGGAAGAGATGCGGTGGTGGTCCTTTCATGA